The Pseudoxanthomonas sp. SL93 genome segment GGCGGCCGCATGCAGGTCGAAGGACTGTTCCACTTCGCTGCGCACGTTGTCGAAGCGGCGCGTCTTGAAGCCATTGCTCGTGCTTTCGGTATTGCCATGCATCGGGTCGCACACCCACAGCACGCGGCGCCCGTCGCGACGCACGGCTTCCAGCAACGGCGGCAGCTTGTCCGCGATCTGCGCTGCGCCCATGCGGTGGATGAAGGTCAGTCGGCCGGCCTCGTCTTCCGGGTTCAGCACGTCGATCAGGCGCAGCAACTGGTCCGGGGTGACCGACGGTCCCACCTTGATGGCGATGGGATTGCGCACGCCACGCAGGTATTCCACGTGGGCGCCGTCCACGGCGGCCGTGCGCATGCCGATCCAGGGATAGTGCGTGCTCAGGTTGAACCAGCCCCACTGGCGCGGGACTTCCCGGGTGAGCGCTTCCTCGTAAGGCAGCAGCAGCGCTTCATGCGACGTGTAGAAGTCGATGCGGTTGAGGTTGTGCACTTCGGAGCCCGACAGCGTCTCCATGAACCGCACCGCGTCGCCGATCGACGTCACCATCTGCTGGTACTCGTTGGCCAGCGGCGAGTAGCCCACCCAGTTGAGGTTCCAGTATTCGGGATGGTGCAGGTCGGCGAAGCCCCCATCGATCAGCGCACGCACGAAGTTCATCGTCATCGCCGAGCGCGCATGCGCCTTGATCATGCGGCGCGGATCCGGCACGCGGGCTTCGGCGGTG includes the following:
- a CDS encoding 3-deoxy-7-phosphoheptulonate synthase class II translates to MNPTDRNLRAVQLPAQWAPDSWRARPAVQLPTYPDAEALEAAVGELRQLPPLVTSWEIFALKKQLAEAQEGKRFLLQGGDCAESFSDCESGLISNRLKVLLQMSLVLVHGLRLPVVRVGRFAGQYAKPRSADLETRDGVTLPSYRGDLVNRPEFTAEARVPDPRRMIKAHARSAMTMNFVRALIDGGFADLHHPEYWNLNWVGYSPLANEYQQMVTSIGDAVRFMETLSGSEVHNLNRIDFYTSHEALLLPYEEALTREVPRQWGWFNLSTHYPWIGMRTAAVDGAHVEYLRGVRNPIAIKVGPSVTPDQLLRLIDVLNPEDEAGRLTFIHRMGAAQIADKLPPLLEAVRRDGRRVLWVCDPMHGNTESTSNGFKTRRFDNVRSEVEQSFDLHAAAGTRLGGVHLELTGEDVTECTGGARELTDIDLERAYRSTVDPRLNYEQSLEIAMSIVRKQNQVAAPALR